From Argopecten irradians isolate NY chromosome 3, Ai_NY, whole genome shotgun sequence:
ACCTGTGTCTCCAGTCTTGTCTTCATCCAAAACACATGCATTTTGAATCTAATTTgctacattttaaaaacaatttagaTCCATTTAAGATCCATAAtcattattgtattatacattcaTGTATAGATCTACATCCCTATGTAACAACTAGGGGGCACATGATTAAGATGTCGCGAGTATGAATCctatgtggagcagttgccaatTACTGACCGTAGGCTAGATTTTTTCttccgggtactccagctttcctccatcaccttaacctggcatgtccttaaatgtccctgactgttaataggataatcaaacaaacaaacgaataACACAACTAACCAAGCTTTCAAGAGTCTATCGCTTTACAAATGATATGTCTAAAGTATGATACTTACCATCGGGAGCCGGGAGCCAGGAATGCTGGGAAAGTCGTGGTGTTCATTATGGTAACCTACGTTGAAGACTAGATAGTTGAGCGGACCATAGTAAGAATATGTCTCCTGTCCCTTGATAAACATATAGTGTTCCGATATGAAGTGTCCAGACAGGGGGTGAAGTCCTGTTGACAGGAATGTTCCAGCGATCAAATATGTTAAAGCTTTGCCTCCTAAATagtaataaatcaaacaatcaaaGATCGCTTGAAATACAATGTTCACAGCCTCTAGGGTTAACAGTGGCTGAGGAAGAACAAAGAGAGGACGAATCGTATAGAAAAATGGCTGAAGAATTATCCAAATTAATTTATAGAAAGTGTTACAGAAAAAGCGTCCTTCAAATTTTGTTGGTATATCAACATCTCTTCGCTCATCTCCTTGGAAACGATGATGTTGGAGATGGTATTTCTTGAAAGATACCGACATTGGAACACCAAGTGGTAAATTTGCAATCATGCCAAGAATTCTGTTTGCTAGCGGTCTGGAATGGCCGAATGCTAAATTGTGGGCTATTTCGTGAATCGCTAGAGTCATTGAATGGTTGATAGTGCCCCCAAGAACATAGCACAGAACTAGGACAACTGGCCAAGATGCGTCTGCAACCATGATAGCAAAAATGATCTGGGCCAGCACCATGGCGAGGACGATGTACTTCAAGTTGTGGTCACATCCCATAAGCTGCTTAATTTCTGGATATTTGGCTGGAAAGATAAACAAGAAACCATCACCAATTTGTGCATTTATATGTACTTAACAGATCTAACAACAACAGAAAGCTAATTATGAAGGGTAGACAGAAATAACACATTCTTTCAATTTCTGTGATGATCAGCTGATAACTGGAAATGGAAAACTTACCATAAAGGATGATTTAACTATGGACGAGGTTTACTGTAGACATATGCATTGAAAGTGTTTAACTTAAAAGCATTTAAGTTACAGTCactattttaaatatttggtcACAGAAGCAATATGGGTTAACCTAAATAATACTATGGAGTCAATATCTCAAAAGCTCGAATTTTGGTCTTACGTTTGATTACTAAAAACTTTCTTTGCCAGCTGATACTTCTAGAATCCTTACAAGATGACAAAGGTGTTATCTAATTAACTTATACATACACAGGAGTTTGACATTCTGTAAATTGAGGAAAGTAGcctaaaacatacaaaaatgtcCACTTTATTAATAGAATTATTTATATACGTTTATGCTGTATGAACAGAATGTTTGACTCCTGTGACACAGGTTATTTAAATTACAACAGACTTGTAAACTAGGAGTATAGAACAAATCATTGCTAAATTATCTATTACAGGTATACATACACCACGTATACATGATTATGAAAATGACCAAGTCGTGTGAAAATTCAAGTGGAAAAAGATTGAATTCTAATTTGGAAGTCCTTACTTCCAAATCCTTTTTGAACTTACAATTTATAGGTAATCATGCTGACTCTGGTTACCACTTTGTGAACAAAACCTGCCAGTCATTAAATGTTCCAGCTAGCTGATATTATATTACATAGCGCGCATTTGTACTAGACAAATGCGCGCTATGTAATATAATATCAGTCAAACATGTAAAACTCTGGAAGACAATTACTATTTTAACACTAGAACTCAatttctatcaaaatacaaCCTTGATTTATCATTATGTTCCATTTGgaaaattgcaaaaatacaATAAGTCTAAAGAATCGGTTGATATTTA
This genomic window contains:
- the LOC138318525 gene encoding sphingolipid delta(4)-desaturase DES1-like, encoding MGCDHNLKYIVLAMVLAQIIFAIMVADASWPVVLVLCYVLGGTINHSMTLAIHEIAHNLAFGHSRPLANRILGMIANLPLGVPMSVSFKKYHLQHHRFQGDERRDVDIPTKFEGRFFCNTFYKLIWIILQPFFYTIRPLFVLPQPLLTLEAVNIVFQAIFDCLIYYYLGGKALTYLIAGTFLSTGLHPLSGHFISEHYMFIKGQETYSYYGPLNYLVFNVGYHNEHHDFPSIPGSRLPMVKKIAPEYYDNLPCHHSWVKVIYDFITDPEIGPLSRIRRKIRDEDGKKE